From the Paludibacterium paludis genome, one window contains:
- a CDS encoding ABC transporter ATP-binding protein, with product MNLLEIQNLSVAFGAADHPFRAVDGLDLTVRQGEIVGIVGESGSGKSVTMMAMMGLLEGQGRISADRLSFDGKDLLTLGSRARRRIVGKDISMIFQDPMTALNPSFTVGYQIMEVLREHLGLRGSSLKKRALELMEMVEIPAAASRLGAYPHQLSGGMSQRVAIAMAIACHPKLLIADEPTTALDVTIQAQIMDLLVSLQQSQNMSLILITHDLAVVAEIAHRVAVMYAGQVVELARVPDIFVAPAHPYTEALLASIPEHSKGARRLSTLPGIVPGHHDRPAGCLLSPRCPYVQDTCRSERPVLTGQGGAAVRCHYPLNVEEAR from the coding sequence ATGAATCTTCTGGAAATTCAGAATTTGTCGGTGGCCTTCGGCGCCGCCGATCATCCGTTCAGAGCGGTCGACGGACTGGATCTGACCGTTCGGCAAGGGGAGATCGTCGGCATTGTCGGCGAATCCGGATCCGGCAAGTCGGTGACCATGATGGCGATGATGGGGCTCCTGGAGGGGCAGGGCAGAATCAGCGCAGACCGGCTCAGTTTCGACGGCAAGGATCTGCTGACGCTTGGTTCCCGCGCCCGCCGGCGCATTGTGGGCAAAGACATTTCGATGATCTTTCAGGACCCGATGACAGCGCTCAACCCGAGCTTCACGGTGGGCTACCAGATCATGGAAGTGCTCCGCGAACACTTGGGACTGCGTGGCTCCTCCCTGAAAAAGCGCGCTCTGGAGCTGATGGAGATGGTGGAGATTCCCGCCGCCGCAAGCCGGCTCGGGGCGTATCCGCATCAGTTGTCGGGCGGGATGAGCCAGCGTGTGGCCATCGCGATGGCGATCGCCTGTCATCCGAAGCTGCTGATCGCCGATGAGCCGACCACGGCGCTGGATGTCACCATCCAGGCCCAGATCATGGATCTGCTGGTGAGTCTTCAGCAAAGTCAGAATATGTCCCTGATCCTGATCACCCACGATCTGGCGGTGGTCGCCGAGATCGCGCACCGCGTGGCGGTGATGTACGCGGGGCAGGTTGTCGAGCTGGCGAGGGTGCCCGATATCTTCGTCGCGCCAGCCCATCCTTACACCGAGGCCCTGCTGGCCTCGATTCCGGAACACAGCAAGGGTGCGCGTCGCCTGAGCACGCTGCCGGGTATCGTGCCGGGGCACCATGACCGCCCGGCCGGGTGCCTGTTGTCCCCCCGGTGTCCCTATGTCCAGGACACCTGTCGCAGCGAACGTCCCGTTCTGACGGGGCAGGGTGGCGCCGCGGTCCGTTGCCATTATCCCCTGAACGTCGAGGAGGCCCGATGA
- the coaD gene encoding pantetheine-phosphate adenylyltransferase, whose amino-acid sequence MTHIPKRGKHQLKRAVYAGSFDPVTNGHLWMIREAVELFDELVVAVGVNPDKRCTFSVDERVELLRAVTRGFNKLKVDVFENQFLVNYAQSTGANYIVRGIRTASDYEYERTMRYINSDLQGDITTIFLMPPREYAEVSSTMVKGMVGPRGWEQVIRQYVPEPVYRKLVAMYQESGG is encoded by the coding sequence ATGACACACATACCCAAAAGAGGAAAGCACCAATTGAAGCGTGCCGTGTATGCCGGGAGTTTCGATCCGGTCACCAATGGTCATCTGTGGATGATCCGCGAGGCCGTCGAGCTGTTCGACGAACTGGTGGTTGCTGTTGGCGTGAATCCGGACAAGCGCTGTACCTTCAGTGTCGATGAGCGTGTCGAATTGCTCAGGGCGGTGACGCGCGGCTTCAACAAGCTGAAGGTGGACGTGTTCGAAAACCAGTTTCTGGTCAATTACGCTCAATCGACCGGTGCCAATTACATCGTGCGGGGTATTCGCACGGCCAGCGATTACGAGTATGAGCGCACCATGCGCTACATTAATTCCGATCTGCAGGGCGATATCACCACGATCTTTCTTATGCCTCCCCGCGAATATGCCGAGGTGTCATCGACCATGGTCAAGGGCATGGTCGGGCCGCGGGGATGGGAGCAAGTGATTCGCCAGTATGTGCCCGAGCCGGTTTACCGGAAACTGGTGGCCATGTACCAGGAGTCGGGCGGGTGA
- a CDS encoding RNA pyrophosphohydrolase, which translates to MLDRDGYRPNVGIVLINARNEVFWGKRVREHSWQFPQGGIKPGESPEAAMYRELLEEVGLLPQHVKILGRTRDWLRYDVPSNWVRREWRGSYKGQKQIWFLLKLVGRDCDVCLRATNHPEFDGWRWNRYWAPIDAVIEFKRDVYERALRELSRFLKGVESREDYLTSLPGDRTDADLPT; encoded by the coding sequence ATGCTGGACCGGGACGGATACCGCCCCAATGTCGGAATTGTCCTTATCAATGCCCGCAATGAAGTTTTCTGGGGAAAACGGGTACGCGAGCATTCCTGGCAGTTCCCGCAAGGGGGCATCAAACCGGGGGAGAGTCCTGAGGCGGCGATGTATCGCGAGCTTTTGGAAGAAGTGGGTCTCTTGCCCCAACATGTCAAGATTCTTGGGAGAACCCGGGATTGGCTGCGCTATGACGTGCCCAGCAACTGGGTGCGCAGGGAGTGGCGCGGCAGTTATAAAGGCCAGAAGCAGATCTGGTTCCTGCTCAAACTCGTCGGTCGGGACTGCGATGTTTGCCTGAGGGCCACCAACCATCCGGAGTTCGATGGCTGGCGCTGGAACCGCTACTGGGCGCCCATCGATGCCGTGATCGAATTCAAGCGCGATGTGTACGAACGGGCGCTGCGCGAACTGTCGCGTTTTCTCAAGGGTGTGGAAAGCCGGGAGGATTATCTGACCAGCTTGCCCGGCGACAGGACGGACGCGGACTTGCCGACGTGA
- a CDS encoding glutathione peroxidase: MPTEAWSSQTPPARFVRWRGLLYSGARYSFDGAAMKTWIVPLFLLPSLAVAAASCPSLMNRSLPALMGGQVRLCDYAQQPVLVVNTASRCGFTPQFTGLQKLFETYKSRGLMIIGVPSNDFYQELESAGEIGSFCQANYGVSFPMTGKLHVRGGDADPFFKDLIKATGESPSWNFHKYLVLPDGKVKAFGTRTPPESDEIVNAFLPYLKPAAPAGASK; the protein is encoded by the coding sequence ATGCCGACTGAGGCCTGGTCATCGCAGACCCCGCCGGCACGGTTTGTCCGTTGGCGGGGTCTTCTCTATAGTGGGGCAAGATATTCGTTCGATGGAGCTGCCATGAAAACGTGGATCGTACCTCTCTTTCTCCTGCCGTCGCTGGCGGTTGCCGCGGCCTCCTGTCCTTCCTTGATGAATCGTTCTTTGCCTGCGCTCATGGGAGGGCAGGTGAGGTTGTGCGATTACGCGCAACAGCCGGTGTTGGTGGTGAATACGGCAAGCCGCTGTGGATTCACTCCGCAATTCACCGGCCTGCAGAAACTTTTCGAGACCTACAAGTCCCGTGGGCTGATGATTATCGGTGTGCCCAGCAACGATTTTTACCAGGAGCTGGAGAGCGCCGGCGAAATCGGCAGTTTTTGCCAGGCCAACTACGGTGTCTCCTTCCCCATGACAGGAAAGCTCCATGTCCGGGGCGGCGATGCGGATCCTTTTTTCAAGGACCTGATCAAGGCCACGGGGGAAAGTCCGAGCTGGAATTTTCATAAATACCTTGTGTTGCCGGACGGGAAGGTTAAGGCGTTCGGAACGCGGACTCCGCCGGAATCCGATGAAATCGTCAATGCTTTCTTGCCGTATCTGAAGCCTGCGGCCCCGGCGGGAGCGAGTAAATGA
- a CDS encoding ABC transporter permease subunit: MFAFIFRRFGLLIPTFIGITLLTFSLIHMIPGDPIEVMVGERNLDPAMHAAAMHRLGLDKPLYLQYIDYIGQLAHGNLGESIRTRGPVLDEFLTLFPATLELAVSAMLFAVFFGLIAGVVAAIYRGKFADHGVMGLALTGFSMPIFWWGLILIMVCSNYLHLTPVSGRIDLIAYDIPPRTGFMLIDAWLLERADPANYAGAFIDALRHLILPTIVLGTIPLAVIARMTRSSMLEVLKEDYVRTARAKGLSPLKVIFVHTLRNALIPVLTVIGLQIGTLMGGAVLTETIFSWPGIGKWLIDAIGSRDYPVIQSGLLLVATLVIMVNFAVDILYGVVNPRIRHAK; encoded by the coding sequence ATGTTCGCATTCATTTTCCGGCGCTTCGGGCTGCTGATTCCGACATTCATCGGCATCACGCTGCTGACGTTCAGCCTGATTCACATGATCCCCGGCGACCCCATCGAAGTGATGGTGGGCGAGCGCAACCTGGATCCGGCCATGCACGCCGCGGCGATGCACCGGCTCGGACTCGATAAACCGCTTTACCTTCAGTACATCGATTACATCGGGCAACTGGCCCATGGCAATCTTGGCGAGTCCATCCGGACCCGGGGGCCGGTGCTCGACGAGTTCCTGACCCTGTTCCCCGCCACGCTGGAGCTTGCCGTGTCGGCGATGCTGTTCGCCGTGTTTTTCGGTTTGATCGCGGGGGTGGTCGCGGCCATCTACCGCGGCAAGTTCGCCGATCACGGCGTGATGGGACTGGCGCTGACCGGTTTTTCCATGCCGATTTTCTGGTGGGGCCTGATCCTCATCATGGTGTGCTCCAACTATCTGCACCTGACCCCCGTGTCGGGCCGCATCGACCTGATCGCTTACGACATTCCGCCGCGCACCGGTTTCATGCTGATCGATGCCTGGCTGCTCGAGCGGGCCGATCCGGCCAATTACGCGGGAGCCTTCATTGACGCCCTGCGCCACCTGATACTGCCGACCATCGTGCTGGGTACCATCCCGCTCGCGGTCATCGCGCGGATGACTCGCTCGTCGATGCTTGAAGTGCTCAAGGAGGACTATGTCCGCACCGCCAGGGCAAAGGGCCTGTCGCCGCTCAAGGTGATTTTCGTGCACACGTTGCGCAATGCCCTGATTCCGGTCCTGACGGTGATCGGGCTGCAGATCGGCACGCTGATGGGGGGCGCGGTCCTGACCGAGACCATCTTTTCCTGGCCGGGGATCGGCAAATGGCTGATCGATGCTATCGGCAGCCGCGATTATCCGGTGATACAGAGCGGCCTGCTGCTGGTGGCCACGCTCGTCATCATGGTCAACTTCGCCGTTGATATTCTTTACGGCGTCGTCAATCCGCGCATTCGCCACGCCAAATAA
- the parE gene encoding DNA topoisomerase IV subunit B gives MTQNYDESSVRVLKGLEPVKERPGMYTRTTDPTHICQEVIDNAADEALGGFARKIAVTVHLDGSLSVEDDGRGIPVGLHPQEGVPVVELVFTRLHAGGKFNKKDGGAYAFSGGLHGVGVSVTNALSTRLEVEVKRDGGVWRMAFSGGDVVEPLAQVGECGARTAGTRVRVWPDSRYFESPRYSMAELERLLRAKAVLLPGVSVSLVHEKPGGEEVKVWQYPDGLKSYLAELCNGDEPVAPLFAGEAYIGPDHEQFAPGEGAQWALAWFEDGAGGESYVNLIPTPVGGTHEAGLRAGVFEAVKSFVDHHNLLPRGVKLMAEDVWSKVRFVLSARVLDPQFQGQTKDKLTSRDALRLVSSVSRDPVELWLNQHVDAAKKIAELAIRQAQSRLKSAKKVEKKKGSGVAVLPGKLTDCESEDIERNELFLVEGDSAGGSAKLARDKEYQAILPLRGKVLNSWETDKDQLFSNAEIHDIAVAIGVDPHRAGDEVDLTGLRYGKIAILSDADVDGSHIQVLLLTLFYRHFPRLIELGHIYIAQPPLFRVDVPGHGKNRPPRKLYALDEAEMNAILDRLASEGVRPGSWSISRFKGLGEMNPEQLKDTTMHPDTRRLSRVRVRADAMETTRVMFNMLMGKGEAAGRRSWMEAHGNEVEADI, from the coding sequence ATGACCCAAAATTACGACGAATCTTCGGTTAGGGTGCTCAAGGGCCTGGAGCCCGTCAAGGAACGGCCGGGCATGTACACCCGGACGACCGACCCCACTCACATTTGCCAGGAAGTGATCGACAATGCGGCCGACGAAGCCCTGGGCGGCTTCGCGCGCAAGATCGCCGTGACGGTGCATCTGGACGGCTCGTTGTCGGTCGAAGACGATGGCCGTGGCATTCCTGTCGGTCTGCACCCTCAGGAAGGCGTTCCCGTCGTCGAGCTGGTTTTCACCCGGCTGCACGCGGGTGGCAAATTCAACAAAAAGGACGGCGGGGCGTACGCTTTCTCGGGCGGTCTGCACGGGGTCGGCGTTTCGGTGACCAATGCGTTGTCCACCCGCCTGGAAGTCGAAGTCAAGCGCGATGGCGGTGTCTGGCGCATGGCGTTCTCCGGCGGCGATGTGGTCGAACCGCTCGCCCAGGTCGGGGAGTGCGGTGCGAGAACGGCCGGAACGCGCGTGCGGGTCTGGCCGGACAGCCGCTATTTCGAGAGCCCTCGCTATTCGATGGCGGAGCTCGAGCGTCTTCTGCGCGCCAAAGCGGTGCTGCTGCCCGGTGTGTCCGTTTCTCTGGTTCACGAGAAGCCCGGCGGCGAGGAAGTGAAGGTCTGGCAGTATCCGGATGGCCTGAAGAGCTATCTTGCCGAATTGTGCAACGGCGACGAGCCTGTGGCTCCCCTGTTTGCCGGAGAAGCTTATATCGGTCCCGATCACGAGCAATTCGCTCCGGGCGAAGGCGCCCAGTGGGCGTTGGCCTGGTTCGAGGATGGAGCGGGCGGCGAAAGCTACGTCAACCTGATTCCGACCCCTGTCGGAGGAACGCACGAAGCGGGGCTGCGCGCCGGGGTGTTCGAGGCGGTGAAAAGCTTCGTCGACCATCACAACCTTTTGCCGCGCGGCGTCAAGCTGATGGCGGAGGATGTCTGGAGCAAAGTCCGCTTTGTCTTGTCCGCCCGCGTGCTCGATCCCCAGTTCCAGGGGCAGACCAAGGACAAGCTGACCAGCCGGGACGCGCTGCGTCTGGTCTCCTCTGTCAGTCGCGATCCGGTCGAGCTGTGGCTCAACCAGCATGTCGATGCCGCGAAAAAAATCGCCGAACTGGCTATCCGGCAAGCGCAGTCGCGCCTCAAATCGGCGAAGAAGGTCGAGAAGAAAAAGGGCTCCGGCGTCGCCGTGCTGCCCGGCAAGTTGACCGATTGCGAAAGCGAGGACATCGAGCGCAACGAGCTTTTTCTGGTTGAGGGCGATTCCGCCGGCGGATCGGCGAAGCTGGCTCGCGACAAGGAGTACCAGGCCATCCTGCCGTTGCGCGGCAAGGTCTTGAACAGTTGGGAGACCGACAAGGATCAGTTGTTTTCCAATGCGGAAATCCACGATATCGCGGTAGCCATCGGTGTCGATCCGCACCGGGCCGGTGACGAGGTCGATCTGACGGGGCTGCGCTACGGGAAAATCGCGATCTTGTCCGATGCCGATGTCGACGGCTCGCACATCCAGGTCTTGTTGCTGACGCTGTTCTACCGGCATTTCCCTCGTTTGATCGAGCTGGGCCATATCTATATCGCCCAGCCGCCTCTTTTCCGGGTGGATGTGCCCGGGCACGGCAAGAACCGTCCGCCGCGCAAGCTTTACGCTCTTGATGAGGCGGAGATGAACGCCATTCTGGATCGTCTCGCCAGCGAAGGCGTTCGCCCTGGGTCGTGGAGCATCAGCCGCTTCAAGGGGCTGGGCGAAATGAATCCGGAGCAGCTCAAGGACACCACGATGCATCCGGATACCCGCCGGTTGTCGCGGGTCAGGGTGCGCGCCGACGCCATGGAGACAACGCGCGTCATGTTCAATATGCTGATGGGCAAGGGCGAGGCGGCCGGTCGCCGCAGCTGGATGGAAGCGCACGGCAACGAAGTCGAAGCGGATATCTGA
- a CDS encoding peptide ABC transporter ATP-binding protein, protein MSTVMQARDLARYYTVSRGFLKGHATVKALNGVSFDLQAGKTLAVVGESGCGKSTLARQLTLIEPPSAGSLVLGNTDVAKASRQEIAALRTKVQMVFQNPYASLNPRQKIGDQLGEPLLINTHLTRAERVEKVRAMMSKVGLRPEFFYRYPHMFSGGQRQRIAIARAMMLNPKIVIADEPTSALDVSIQAQVLNLFMDLQEELHTAYVFVSHNLAVVEHVADDVLVMYLGRTAEMGSKSLIYSRPLHPYTQALLSATPSIRAEDRRVKIPIRGELPSPMNPPDGCAFHKRCPHAVERCREELPSLRELDGRQVACHRAEEING, encoded by the coding sequence ATGAGTACCGTTATGCAAGCACGGGATCTGGCCCGTTATTACACCGTTTCGCGGGGGTTCCTCAAAGGGCATGCCACAGTCAAGGCGCTCAATGGGGTGTCCTTCGATCTGCAGGCCGGCAAAACACTGGCCGTGGTTGGCGAGTCCGGCTGCGGCAAATCCACCCTCGCCAGGCAATTGACCCTGATCGAGCCTCCCAGCGCCGGTTCGTTGGTGCTCGGAAACACCGATGTCGCCAAGGCTTCGCGGCAGGAGATCGCCGCGTTGCGCACCAAGGTTCAGATGGTGTTCCAGAACCCCTACGCATCGCTCAATCCTCGCCAGAAAATCGGCGACCAGCTGGGCGAGCCGCTGCTGATCAACACTCACCTGACACGGGCCGAGCGTGTCGAGAAGGTTCGCGCGATGATGAGCAAGGTCGGGTTGCGGCCTGAGTTCTTCTACCGCTATCCGCACATGTTTTCCGGCGGGCAGCGGCAGCGTATCGCGATTGCCAGAGCCATGATGCTCAATCCGAAAATCGTGATCGCCGACGAGCCGACCAGCGCGCTGGATGTTTCCATTCAGGCGCAGGTGCTGAATCTCTTCATGGATCTGCAAGAAGAGCTCCACACCGCGTATGTATTCGTCTCGCACAACCTCGCGGTGGTGGAACATGTGGCGGATGATGTGCTGGTCATGTATTTGGGGCGTACGGCGGAAATGGGCAGCAAATCCCTGATCTATTCCCGTCCGCTGCATCCTTATACACAGGCTTTGTTGTCGGCGACGCCGAGCATCCGGGCCGAGGACCGGCGGGTGAAGATTCCAATCCGCGGCGAGCTGCCAAGTCCGATGAATCCGCCGGACGGCTGTGCGTTCCACAAGCGTTGCCCGCATGCCGTGGAGCGCTGCCGGGAGGAACTGCCGTCATTGCGCGAGCTGGACGGGCGCCAGGTGGCGTGTCACCGGGCGGAGGAAATCAACGGCTGA
- a CDS encoding ABC transporter permease subunit produces the protein MSTQKQTAMTASPDAAVASYPSPFKEFWLAFSQNKGAVAGLVFMLVVTLAAIFAPIVAPHSPIEQYHEHLLTPPAWCDGGSFTFLLGTDEAGRDLLSRLIYGARMSLLIGLSSVIMALIPGVVLGLFSAFFPKMIGSLTMRFMDVLMALPSLLLAVAIVAILGPGFINSIIAIAVVGLPAYVRLTRASAMAELNRDYVTASRVSGAGLLRLMFVTVLPNCMAPLIVHATMSFSSAILEASALGFLGLGVQPPSAEWGTMLASARDYIERAWWVVSLPGLTILLAVLSINLMGDGLRDALDPKLKRIA, from the coding sequence ATGTCTACGCAAAAACAAACCGCAATGACCGCCTCGCCGGACGCGGCCGTGGCCAGTTATCCTTCGCCGTTCAAGGAGTTCTGGCTGGCGTTCAGCCAGAACAAGGGGGCGGTGGCCGGTCTGGTGTTCATGCTTGTTGTCACGCTGGCCGCCATCTTCGCGCCGATCGTCGCGCCGCACAGCCCGATCGAGCAATATCACGAGCATTTGCTGACGCCGCCCGCATGGTGCGACGGGGGAAGCTTCACGTTTCTTCTGGGCACGGACGAGGCCGGGCGCGATCTGCTGTCGCGGCTGATTTATGGCGCCCGCATGTCGCTGCTGATCGGCCTCTCGTCGGTGATCATGGCGCTGATCCCCGGCGTGGTGCTGGGACTGTTCTCGGCTTTTTTCCCGAAAATGATCGGCAGCCTGACGATGCGCTTCATGGATGTCCTGATGGCGTTGCCGTCGCTGTTGCTCGCCGTGGCGATCGTCGCGATTCTCGGCCCGGGATTCATTAACAGCATTATCGCCATTGCCGTCGTCGGGTTGCCCGCGTATGTGCGCCTGACCCGGGCATCCGCCATGGCGGAGCTTAATCGCGATTACGTGACCGCTTCGCGCGTCTCCGGTGCCGGACTGTTGCGTCTGATGTTCGTGACGGTGCTGCCCAATTGCATGGCGCCGCTGATCGTTCATGCGACGATGAGCTTTTCGTCGGCCATTCTCGAAGCCTCCGCGCTGGGCTTTCTCGGCCTCGGGGTGCAGCCGCCCTCCGCCGAATGGGGCACCATGCTGGCTTCCGCCCGGGACTACATCGAACGCGCCTGGTGGGTCGTCAGTCTGCCCGGTCTTACCATTCTGTTGGCCGTGCTGTCCATCAATCTGATGGGCGATGGTCTGCGCGATGCGCTGGATCCGAAACTGAAGCGGATTGCGTAA
- a CDS encoding class I SAM-dependent methyltransferase, whose product MVDVSAFANRLAKNYKHYGKWAKRQGLDAWRAYDKDVPQFPLAVDVYGDHCHLQEYDTGWDMDDEAHAQWLAAIVEAIGQVTGVPTERIVTKTRRRQKGENQYEKLGASGEDFVIGEYGLRFIVNLRDYLDTGLFLDHRNTRKRVRDEAAGKRFLNLFAYTGSFTVYAAAGGAPSSETVDLSNTYQGWARRNFELNGLDPARHTLVRADVFQYLADAIATGKRFDMIVMDPPTFSNSKKMLDTLDVQRDHSVLITQAMKVLAPGGVLYFSNNLRSFELDPSLPILYRVEELSRQSVPEDFRNKKIHRCFAIRHAD is encoded by the coding sequence ATGGTGGATGTCAGCGCTTTTGCAAATCGCCTGGCCAAGAATTACAAGCATTACGGCAAGTGGGCCAAGCGTCAGGGACTGGATGCCTGGCGAGCCTATGACAAGGATGTGCCGCAGTTCCCGTTGGCGGTCGATGTGTATGGTGACCATTGCCACCTGCAGGAGTACGACACCGGATGGGACATGGACGACGAGGCCCATGCGCAGTGGCTGGCGGCGATTGTCGAGGCGATTGGCCAAGTGACCGGCGTGCCGACCGAGCGCATCGTGACCAAAACGCGTCGTCGCCAGAAAGGCGAAAACCAGTATGAAAAGCTCGGTGCATCCGGCGAGGATTTCGTGATCGGTGAATACGGCCTGCGTTTCATTGTTAATTTGCGAGACTATCTGGATACCGGCTTGTTTCTCGATCACCGCAATACCCGTAAACGGGTGCGTGACGAGGCTGCCGGCAAGCGTTTTCTGAACCTGTTCGCCTATACGGGCAGTTTCACGGTGTATGCGGCAGCCGGTGGGGCGCCGTCGTCGGAGACAGTCGATCTGTCCAATACCTATCAGGGCTGGGCGAGGCGCAACTTCGAGCTTAATGGCCTGGACCCGGCAAGGCACACGCTGGTGCGCGCCGATGTGTTCCAGTACCTGGCCGATGCGATCGCGACCGGCAAGCGTTTCGATATGATCGTGATGGATCCTCCGACGTTCTCCAATTCGAAGAAGATGCTCGATACGCTGGATGTGCAACGGGATCATTCCGTCTTGATCACGCAGGCCATGAAAGTGCTGGCGCCGGGAGGCGTTCTGTATTTTTCCAATAACCTGCGATCGTTTGAGCTGGATCCTTCCTTGCCCATCCTCTATCGGGTTGAGGAGTTGTCCCGGCAATCGGTGCCGGAGGATTTTCGCAACAAGAAAATCCATCGCTGTTTCGCGATACGGCATGCCGACTGA
- the pssA gene encoding CDP-diacylglycerol--serine O-phosphatidyltransferase: MPQILLRPQLDQLPAFGLKTGDVTTLMSAEDFRARLLEAIGQARERICLTALYLQDDEAGHQVMDALVDAARRNPELAISVVVDWHRGQRGLIGAARNDGNAAWYREVCEAHGGIVPVYGVPAQTRELFGVLHLKGFVIDNSVIYSGASLNNVYLGWRGRYRFDRYHIIECAALADSMYDLVQRHIIGNPAVHRLDLPNPPATKAIRREIKEFRANLVKLRYDTSGATALPGTLSVTPLIGVGKNNPLNRQVCQLLASATRRVVICTPYFNFPRPVSREIGRLLRRGVTVDIIVGDKTANDFFIPPDEPFKAIGALPYLYEINLRRFAKRHEKFIADGSLNLHLWKHGDNSYHLKGILVDDRYTLITGNNLNPRAFRLDLENALLFRDPHGELSAQNEAELANILTHCRKVERAGDLESVRHYPEPVKKLISRLSRVRVDRLLYRIL; this comes from the coding sequence ATGCCCCAAATCCTACTTCGTCCGCAACTGGACCAGCTTCCGGCCTTCGGCCTCAAGACGGGTGACGTCACCACGCTGATGAGCGCCGAAGATTTTCGTGCAAGACTACTGGAGGCCATCGGCCAGGCCCGCGAACGCATCTGCCTGACCGCGCTGTACCTGCAGGATGACGAAGCGGGGCATCAGGTCATGGACGCGCTCGTCGACGCCGCCAGACGCAATCCGGAGCTGGCGATATCGGTCGTCGTCGACTGGCATCGCGGCCAGCGGGGATTGATAGGCGCGGCGCGCAACGACGGCAACGCCGCCTGGTACCGCGAGGTCTGCGAGGCGCACGGCGGCATCGTGCCGGTTTACGGTGTGCCGGCCCAGACCCGCGAACTCTTCGGAGTCCTGCATCTGAAGGGTTTCGTTATCGACAACAGCGTCATCTACAGCGGCGCGAGCCTGAACAATGTTTATCTTGGCTGGCGGGGACGCTACCGCTTCGACCGGTACCACATCATCGAATGCGCCGCGCTGGCCGACAGCATGTACGACCTCGTTCAGCGCCACATTATCGGCAATCCCGCCGTGCACCGGCTCGATCTGCCCAATCCGCCGGCCACAAAAGCGATCCGCCGCGAGATCAAGGAGTTCCGCGCGAACCTGGTCAAACTGCGCTACGACACATCGGGCGCCACCGCGTTGCCCGGCACCCTGTCGGTCACCCCGCTCATCGGCGTCGGCAAGAACAACCCCCTAAACCGCCAGGTGTGCCAATTGCTGGCGTCGGCGACCCGGCGAGTGGTGATCTGCACGCCGTACTTCAACTTCCCGCGCCCCGTCTCCCGCGAGATCGGACGCCTGCTCCGCCGCGGCGTGACGGTCGATATCATCGTCGGCGACAAGACGGCCAACGACTTCTTCATCCCGCCCGATGAACCGTTCAAGGCGATCGGCGCGTTGCCGTATCTGTATGAGATCAATCTGCGCCGTTTTGCCAAACGCCATGAAAAATTCATCGCCGACGGATCGCTGAACCTGCATCTGTGGAAACATGGGGACAACAGTTACCACCTCAAAGGCATTCTGGTCGATGATCGCTACACCCTCATCACGGGCAACAACCTGAACCCGAGAGCGTTCAGGCTGGATTTGGAGAACGCCTTGCTATTCAGAGACCCGCATGGCGAACTTTCGGCGCAGAACGAAGCCGAGCTGGCCAACATCCTGACACATTGCCGCAAGGTCGAGCGTGCCGGAGATCTGGAATCGGTCCGGCACTATCCGGAACCGGTGAAGAAGCTGATCAGCCGCCTGAGCCGTGTCCGTGTGGACAGACTGCTCTATCGGATACTCTGA